One Pithys albifrons albifrons isolate INPA30051 chromosome 17, PitAlb_v1, whole genome shotgun sequence genomic window carries:
- the PIK3IP1 gene encoding phosphoinositide-3-kinase-interacting protein 1 — protein sequence MLPGGPRRALRSALPLLLPLLLLLPPLPPARGAEDATATTAPVPTAEVGASQVDGQVFQPADTLPSRSEAAAVQPIIGISQRVQMNSKEKKDLGTLGYVLGLIMMVIIIAIGAGIVLGYIYKRGKDLKEKHEQQVYEREMQRITLPLSAFTNAACELVDENTIVVHTSQTPVEDTGTGPLVGQAGTPGA from the exons ATGCTGCCCGGGGGCCCGCGGCGGGCGCTGCGCTCGGCtctgccgctgctgctgcctctgctgctgctgctgccgccgctgccgcccgcCCGCGGCGCCGAGG ATGCTACAGCTACCACAGCCCCAGTCCCTACAGCAGAGGTTGGTGCTTCTCAGGTGGATGGCCAGGTGTTTCAACCAGCTGATACCTTGCCCTCCCGGAGCGAGGCAGCCGCAGTGCAGCCCATCATTGGGATCAGTCAGAGAGTGCAGATGAACTCCAAAGAGAAGAAGGACTTAGGGACACTAG GGTATGTGCTGGGGCTGATCATGATGGTGATAATCATTGCCATTGGAGCTGGCATTGTCCTGGGATACATCTATAAGAG GGGGAAAGACCTGAAGGAGAAGCACGAGCAGCAGGTGTATGAGCGTGAGATGCAGCGCATCACGCTGCCGCTGTCGGCCTTCACCAACGCCGCGTGCGAGCTCGTGGACGAGAACACCATCGTGGTGCACACCAGCCAGACCCCCGTGGAGGACACGGGCACGGGCCCGCTCGTGGGGCAGGCAGGCACTCCTGGGGCCtga